A window of Gadus chalcogrammus isolate NIFS_2021 chromosome 2, NIFS_Gcha_1.0, whole genome shotgun sequence genomic DNA:
CTAATATCAATCAGTCTTTAGATTCATATCTAATGTTAAATCGAGTCATGGTGTGAATCAATCAAACCATGAGTTCATCATTGCAAGTAAGGCTTTAGATATGACTCTAAAGCCTGATTTACTACGACTCTGTGTCTAACtgtctcctcactctctctgtgtccccagCATTCGTCATCTACAACTTCCTCAGCCTGTGCTACGAGTACCTCGGCGGAGAGAGCGCCATCATGGCCGAGATCCGCGGGAAACCCATCGAGTCAGTCTGACCCTTTGACCTCTTCAGTTAACTTCCTGCTCCAGTTTACGTGGCTCGCTCTGCAATAAATGAACTCAAATCAACTGTTGTTCACGCCACTGTAAACCCTTTGCACTCCATCACTGCTTTAAACTCGTTGACTGTTTTTAACACTTTATCTCTGCTTCAGACTCGTTAATTGTTTTACTCACTGCTTTGAGCTGACTTTATAATAACAACGATGGCTGCATTTAACAAAATAACAGACACGAACCTTGCCACTTTCTCGTCATGAAAGACGTCGGGTCTTTCATGACGACGGGTCATGAAAGAAAGTGGCATGGTGCATGTAAATGTCTGTTATTTAGTTtaagtgtgtggtggtggtgtccttCGCACTGGTGATGAagcggtaccccccccccccccccctgagctgTGCAGTACTAAGACTCTGTGCTCCCCAGGTCCAGCTGTGTATACGGGACCTGCTGTCTGTGGGGGCGGACCTACTCCATCGGCTTCCTGCGCTTCTGTAAACAGGTGCGCGCGTATCTGTGTTTCCCTGCTCTACCTGCTCACATCTGAGCCTGGTCCGACCGGTTCACCGCAGCACTAGCTCCTCTCCGATGGTGAAAGCTCTGCTCTGAGTGTTTTCAGGCTCATTGGTCGAGTTTGACGCCATGTAAGCGTTCTCCCCCCTGACTCTCTTCTTTCCCCCGCCGCTCTTtgtcgccccctgcaggccacgCTGCAGTTCTGCGTGGTGAAGCCCCTGATGGCCGTGATCACCGTCGTCCTGCAGGCCTTCGGGAAGTACCGGGACGGGGACTTCAAGTACGTACACCTGCTTCtcgtggaggagcaggagtgaATTCATAGAACTTCACCGgcacaccatcatcatcatcttaatAATACGCTTTTGTGTTCCGATCTTTGTTTGGCACTGTTGACATGATTACCAAAATTATATTTCTTTCATTAGAAACTTTTTTACCTTTTAAAATGACATGTTTTTCtactagtttttttttttactatattgGTCTTTTCACACACATTTCCCATCTTGAATTGATAAAGCACATCTGTGTACTTGTTATTTCATGAACCAATGCCATAATCGTTGATGTTACAATCTGAGTATTCACTCAGTGTTCAGTCTGtggctgctccctctctctctgctgaccAAACACTCCTCAGAAGCTCCTGTATTGACTCACTCTGACCATTAAGTGCATGACGTGCAATTCTTTGAGGTCGTTCCCTTCGAGAATCGCCTTTAACAAAACTCAGGAATAGAGTAAACCCTAGCTAGCTCCTTCTAGACATCTGTTTATGTTTGTTGCAACCACACCTTGTGAAATCAAACCTGTAATTAAGATGATCCAATAGTTCATGCCTTTGTAGTGGTAGTTGTTGTAGCAGTCATTCACTTGATGttcgttgtacgtcctggcacacaAAAATTGTacctagcattgtgtagcatcttatcctagctatctttgttgtatacggggaatgggttaacctagtgcttggcacttggttctatgaacatatgtactgtactgacagccatatattgttttttatattcctaaactccctaaatgtaaatgtagtccGTCCATTCAGACCGACTCTAAGGCTTGACCAGATTCATTCCGTGTAGAGCCACttaccctctcccctcctcccctccccagtgTTGCCAGCGGTTACCTGTACATCACCATCGTGTACAACATCTCGGTGAGCCTGTCGCTGTACGCCCTGTTCCTGTTCTACTTCGCGGCGCGCGACCTCCTGGTGCCGTACAACCCCATGCTCAAGTTCTTCATGGTCAAGTCGGtcatcttcctctccttctggcAGGGTGAGGGCCTGGCACCTCTCTCAGGCACCTTCACTGGGTTCATGTACACATGGATCATACATAGTCTCACTACCTCTAGTAAATACACCCACCAAACGCACACAATGCACCTCCAAATACATGCATTATCTCAGAAAATAAAGTTATTCTTCCAAACACAAACTCCAAAATGGAGACCTTACACTGAaactctgtctctcgctctctctctctctctctttctttctttctttctttctttctttctttctttctttctttctttctttctttctttctttctttctttctttctttctttctttctttctttctttctttctttctttcttcccccccccccccccccctccaggcatgCTGCTGGCCATCCTGGAGAAGTGCGGGGCCATCCCTCAGATCAGCTCGGCCGAGGTGTCGGTGGGCGAGGGAACGGTCGCCGCCGGTTACCAGAACTTCATCATCTGCATCGAGATGTTCTTCGCCTCGGTGGCGCTGCGCCACGCCTTCACCTACAAGGTGTACATGGACAAGAGGCTGGACGCCTACGGTACAGAGCCTCACCTAGTGTCACCTGACCTCACCTAGTCCCACCTAAAATATTTTGTTATATGTTTGTaaacatatcacacacacacacacacacacacacacacacacacacacacacacacacacacacacacacacacacacacacacacacacacacacacacacacacacacacacacacacacacacacacacacacacacacacagactgtgtgTCTTTCTTATGAACTGGTTAACTGCTCTACCTGCAGTCCCTCTTTACACTAACTCTCTGTCAGTTCTCTTCATCATCGTTACTCTCCTCTGTTGTCTCTGCCATgtcctctttccctcctccccctctatccatctctctatctgtctctcttcctgtcgcgctctctctctctctctgtctctgtctctgtctctgtctctctctctctctgtctgtctgactcctctGTTCTGTGTTTCTGCTCCCCCTCTGTGCTGCACTCTCAGGTTCCTTCCCTAACTATGGACAGTACGGTAGGTTTTCTGCTAGCTGCTAATGCCGCTATTAGCGTAGCGGCTATTAGTGCTGCTAATGGCACTGCGACCCTCTTCCTTCAGTTATTCGTCTTGTACCTGTCTTGTGTCTGTTTGGCTGTTTTATAGTGCATCTGTTTTTACCACCTGCTGTGATATTGATTAGCCTTTTCATGACAAGCCAttacacttgtgatgtcactaatggGTTGATTCTGAAACAGCTTGTCGTGGCTAATCAACACCACACCTTGTGGTAGAATGGGGGCTCGTTAAAGGGTATGGCTTCGTCATTTGCCTGAGAAGGAACTTATCTTCCATCCGTGACGTGAATATGATTTTAAATCCATAACCGCCGGCGAACTTCATATATTATTTTGCTACGAAATGGTTTGCCGACACAGGATGGAGTTTTGACATCGCCTGCGTGAACATCATTCAGTCCGTTCTTCTCACCGTCATCATTCTCTCACCTCTCCACCCTGCTCGGTTCATAaagccgtctccct
This region includes:
- the LOC130398308 gene encoding transmembrane protein 184B isoform X2 — protein: MHLRYYSSPNEQRHIVRILFIVPIYAFDSWLSLLFFTNEEYYVYFDTVRDCYEAFVIYNFLSLCYEYLGGESAIMAEIRGKPIESSCVYGTCCLWGRTYSIGFLRFCKQATLQFCVVKPLMAVITVVLQAFGKYRDGDFNVASGYLYITIVYNISVSLSLYALFLFYFAARDLLVPYNPMLKFFMVKSVIFLSFWQGMLLAILEKCGAIPQISSAEVSVGEGTVAAGYQNFIICIEMFFASVALRHAFTYKVYMDKRLDAYGRCAPMKSISSSLKETMNPGDMVQDAIHNFSPAYQQYTQQSTLEQPGGPSLSRSHSNVSARADNEKTLLLSSDDEF